The following nucleotide sequence is from Betaproteobacteria bacterium.
GCAATGGCATTTCGGTGACGATCCGCGCGGTGCGGCCGAGCGATCGGGAGCGCCTGATCGCCGCCTTCCACAAGCTGGAACCGGAGTCGATCTACACGCGCTTCTTCGCCTACAAGGACGAACTCAGCGAAGCGGACCTCAAGCGCGCCACGGAGATCGACTTCGAGCGACGAGTCGTGCTCCTGGTCACCATCGCGAACGGTGCGGAGGAGACCGTCATCGGCGCGGGCAGCTATACGGCATGCACGCGATCGCCAACCGTCTGCAGCGCAGAGGTCGGCTTCATCGTCGAGGAGGACTACCACGGCCTCGGGATCGCCGGACGCATCCTCCACCACCTGGCGGTCATCGCGCGCGAACGGGGAATCGGGCAGTTCGAGGCCGAGGTGCTGCCCGAGAATCGCGCGATGGTGTCGGTCTTCGCGCGGAGCGGCTTCCCGATGACGGAAGAAAGGGTCGACGGAACCATCCGCGTGACCATGAAACTGCCAGACGCCATCCCGGCCGACTGACCAGCGAGCACCGGCGCGTCTCCATCCGCGCGGACCGGCGCGGCTGCCGTTCGTCAATCATGCCGGCGGTCTGCTGCCAGGGTTCGCACAATGTCGGACACCGGGACATCTCCAATTTCCTGGCCGACCACAGCGCGCAAGACGCTGACCAGCTGAATCGAAGTCCACGCCGGCTGGCTGCCCGGCTCGAACCGCGACTACCAGGGGAAGGGTTCGGGCTCTTGATTACCACCGCTTTGATCCGGCCGGGCGGTCCTTCCCTTATTGAGTTGTGCCGCTGTTCCATCGTGCCGACGGCGCGGCAGAGAGACTGCTGCGACGACCCGGCAGAAGCCGTTTGGAGTCTGGATGACCACCGAGCAAGAAGGATTCGTTCCCCATCCTGCGCCGCTGTCGCAGATCCCGCAGGACATGCAGGTGCTCCTCGTCGATGACGACGCGCGCCTGCGCGGGCTCGTGGCGAGACTGCTCCGGGGGCCGGGCCGGGAAGTCGTTCAGTGCGGATCGGTCGGCCGCGCGATGGCGCTGCTGCAGGAAAAATCGATCGACCTGGCACTCGTCAACATCCACCTTCCCGACGGTACCGGACTGGAACTGGTGCGCTGGATGCGGGACCGTGGCCTGGACACGTCGGTGATCGTGATGAGCGGTGACGACAACGTGGATTCCGTGATCAACGCACTGCGCTGCGGCGCCGTCGAGTTCGTGCGCAAGCCGTTCGACCCGGCGGCCTTGCGGCGCGCGGTCGACAACGCTCTGGCAGCGCGCCGCCTGGCCCTGGAGCA
It contains:
- a CDS encoding GNAT family N-acetyltransferase translates to MSNECRYAVSETLRNGISVTIRAVRPSDRERLIAAFHKLEPESIYTRFFAYKDELSEADLKRATEIDFERRVVLLVTIANGAEETVIGAGSYTACTRSPTVCSAEVGFIVEEDYHGLGIAGRILHHLAVIARERGIGQFEAEVLPENRAMVSVFARSGFPMTEERVDGTIRVTMKLPDAIPAD